CGATTGATCAATGGCTAGTTCCAGTGCTAGTGATGCATCTGGTCGAGAATCACGGTGAGCGCGAGGATGAACGCCTGGTCGACGCCGGGGTTGATCCTCGCGGTATACGTGTGCCTCCCGAGGAACGCGCCGCCGGCCGTGTTCTGGCGGCTGATCCGCGCGACGATGTTGCCATCggagtcgtcgccgccgccgcctccagcagAGACCATGCACACGCCGATGACGAAGTCCGGGACCCGCTCGCCAGAGCCGTTGCCGGCGAGGAACACGCGCACCTTGGTCCTGGCGAGCTGCACGGGCGCGGTCTTCACCGCGACGAAGAGCAGATTCCTCCGGCTGGTGCTGTCCCCCCTGTACGCCTCCCACCTCGTGCTCGCGAGGTAGGTGGAGTCCTGCAGGGTGAGCACGGGGCGGCGCGACGCCGCGTCGAGGAGGAGGGAGCGGTGCTGGAGGAAGCTGAAGACGGCCGCCTCCACCTGCATCACCGCCGCGCCGTGGGCGTCCGTGACGGTGAAGTCACGCCCCGTCACGCTGATCGTCTTGGTCACCGCGAACGCCGTGGCGGCCGGCGCGCAGAACCgcgaacccaccaccaccactgccGGAGTCGCCTCTGCCGGCTCGCCGCTCATGACCGCGCACGTGGAGGATGATTGCTTGGGTTATGGACGTTTGTACGTGCTGAGTGGTCGAGGCTTAAACGGTAAGGATGGAGAATGGTTGAGACTGGCAAATATAACGGAGTACTATGGTCGGTCTCCGGCCGGTTTGACCACCGTGACGCTGAAAGCCACGGCTGCATCCGCCAACTTTGAACGTACAAGTTGATTTCGGTTGCTGTCAATATCATTTGGCCGGCCCTATGGGCGAACAATTCTAGCCTGCACACTGATTTTGAAACTAGCTAGCGAAAACAGCTCAACATGACGGGAGCTTCAGGTTTGCACTGAAATTTCACTTCCCTCGCCCGTTCAATATTGCTTGAGGATCAAAATGCTCTGGTGGTGCGACTGCGGTTCAGAGGGACACATATTCCTTTTGGAAGATCATTTTGTGAGTTCTGAAGTCCAACAATTGGTGGTTGGGGGGTGGGAGTGATCCTGCCTGCTTTTTATTTTCGCTTCCAATTTTAAAGTCAAACCTCGCAAACTTTGATAAGTTTATGGACAAAAAGGTTTACATCTAGAATGCCAAACATATATCATTATATTCATCATAAGTTGTTGTTCTATATTTTATATATTTGGCATTGTAGATGTAAATAGTCTCTCTATacatttggtcaaagtttgccTTTTAACAAAATCTATATGTATTACattatgaaacagagggagtatcttttaAAAAATCCAAATTAAATTATGTTTTCATATTTATGTTTCTCGTGTCCAGTGCCTTCAAATAAGatccatcttgaatatattttgATGACTTTCAAAAAATATGTTAAATTTCAATGTTGAAACTTAGTACGAGCGAGTGATAAAAATCAATTATTTTGTGTCTACGACCGACAGAAAAAAAATGCTTGAAGTTTTATCTCTGAAACTGGTTGAAACTTGGTAGTTTTAGATGCCAAAACCATAAGTTTCATCATTGAAACTTAATTTTTTTTATAATTTCTTTTTTTACTGTGCCCTCGTGCGTGATTGAATTACTGCACGAATCACGAGGCAAAATAAGCGGGCGGCAGGACATGGCAGGTAAGTGCTCGAGTACTCGCGTGCCCCTGCACATTTCTGGGAGCTGGGGACCAGCCCGCAGACACTGATGCGGGAGCCGACCATTCAAAATTGTTTGCGTACATTTCAAACCAAATTTGAATAAACTAAACAAACTATATTCGACCGTTTAACTAATAATTAGAAGAAAAAAAACCTAGGTGGTTAACTTGTAGCAAACAACGACCTCGTACACTTGGCCGCCCTTCTCGGTCGCACCGCCTCGCCGTCCATGTCGTCTTCGCCGTTGTCCCTCCAGCATCGGTGGGGCGGAGGGCCGTGGCGGCAGCCTTGTCCGGCCGCTGCCTGGTTCTTGCAGAGGAGATGGTTCAATTCCTCCTGCGCGGTGCGAAGAGCCTCCGCGGCCAATGCCGACGACACCCGTGGTGCCCTATTGGTGGTCATGCCCTACTGGCAATGTACAAGGTGTCGCTAAGAAACCATTCCTCGTCAATCTTGGCGAGCTCCCcgtcgaggcggcggcgcgcagcCGTCTCCGCGGTGTTGAGGGACCTGTCAAGAGCCCAGGCCATCGCCAGATCTGGATCGTTGCGGACCCAGGCTGGCGCATCGTCTGACCTGGCGCACGGGGAGCGGCGGGCCGTGTTGCGTCGCTCCCTGTTGCTCAGTCTGCCTCGCCACCCTTTCCTAGAGCGGCGGACACGACGACTCGCAATGAAGAGGGACCGCTGATTCTTCTCCAACGATTCTAcgttttcaaacacttttgctcttcttggacttcaatttgcatgatttgaatgaaagtaaCCTGAGTTGACActcttttcagcagaactaccataatgttgttttttgcagaaataaaaagtgctcggaattggatgaaactttacgaagaatttttgtggaaaatataaaaaatacccgtggcaagaagtaccagaggggagccacTCAGGGCCCACAAGCCcaggggtgcccccctaggggcccGGTGGCCAGGCTTGTGGGACGCTTGGCATTCCTCCTGCCCTAATCCCAAGCCTATAAGTTTCGTCTTCATGAGAAAAAAATCTGAGAAAGTTACGGAGCCGTTACAACCTCATGTTCTTCGTTGGAGCCTTAatatggagtccgtttggggctccagagagaggGAGTAGtcgacatcgtcatcaccaacccttctccatcaacaatttcatgatgctcacctccatgAGTGAGTATTTCCATTGTAGGCATACTGGAGTTAGATGGAGATGGATGATATTTCTTATGTAATTGTGTCAATTTGCTAGGGCTTGATCCCTGAAATCCACTATGTTctgtgattgatgttgctattacttcGTTACAAGGGCGGAGCTAGAAAATTTGACCATTGGGTTCATTCATTAACTTACTCCGAGGATCCGGTATGCGTTAATCAAGTGTAAAAAGTCCAATTTCTCACCATCTTACAACAAATCTCTACCTAATATTAAGGGAGGATTGTTTCTCCACCTTTTGTCGTGCATCACGTCTTTTTCGTACATTTCGGTCCGTTTCCCGTAGGGATGTAAATGGTACGGATAATTTCCGTTCCGTATCCGCATCCGCATCCGTTTTTAAGGATATGGTATGCACTTTCACAAATCCGACGGATACGGATGCGGATACGGATAATTGTTAACCGGATATCCGACGAATATGGTAACGAATATGGTATCGATAATATCCGACGGATCTGGATTATCCGGTATTTTTTGCGGATTATCCGGTGTTATCAAATAGGATTATCCGATAAATTTGGTCCAATCGACAAGCCCAACGACCCAATTAGATCGCTGATCAGAATCACCACATATAAATATCATATAACCCTAAACCTAATAGCACCGCCGTATGACTGTACACATAAAATGTACGTACAAGCGCAGAAAATAGACTTGAGAACACGTACTGTACAAGCTCACTTACATAGTATATAACATATTCTGTTATGAACCAGAGAACACTATGAACCTATGATGGCTAATGTCTTGCCTGGTGCAGCGTGTAAGTTATTAATTTCATTTATAAATAAAAATTGATTGGTTACTTATATATTGTTCTTCTTTGCATAGATCATGATAGATATTATGGAAGATgtacatagattttatttatccg
This window of the Triticum aestivum cultivar Chinese Spring chromosome 5D, IWGSC CS RefSeq v2.1, whole genome shotgun sequence genome carries:
- the LOC123125953 gene encoding protein LURP-one-related 15, whose product is MSGEPAEATPAVVVVGSRFCAPAATAFAVTKTISVTGRDFTVTDAHGAAVMQVEAAVFSFLQHRSLLLDAASRRPVLTLQDSTYLASTRWEAYRGDSTSRRNLLFVAVKTAPVQLARTKVRVFLAGNGSGERVPDFVIGVCMVSAGGGGGDDSDGNIVARISRQNTAGGAFLGRHTYTARINPGVDQAFILALTVILDQMHH